The proteins below come from a single Eucalyptus grandis isolate ANBG69807.140 chromosome 3, ASM1654582v1, whole genome shotgun sequence genomic window:
- the LOC104437656 gene encoding LOW QUALITY PROTEIN: thiamine-repressible mitochondrial transport protein THI74 (The sequence of the model RefSeq protein was modified relative to this genomic sequence to represent the inferred CDS: inserted 1 base in 1 codon), whose product MGWRYRAGLLLIAAVVIIWVTSAEVTQDIFTDYKQPFAVTYLGASLMVVYLPIAYLKDWLCKLLRQRNSKGDKHAESTGETSAGSSPSLKYIGVQNVFEVESALARKDSEADLSSNGETSPLVSKRKDDRKRGLTTREIAICGCYIAPIWFVTEYLSNAALARTSVASTTVLSSTSGLFTLFIGVLLGQDSLNVXKVVAVFVSMAGVVMTTLGKTWAADDSKFNTSSNGKRSLVGDLFGLLSAMSYGLFTVLLKKFAGEEGEGADVQKLFGYIGLFTLVALWWLVWPLTALGIEPKFTIPHSVKMDEVVLANGLVGSVLSDYFWALCVVWTTPLVATLGMSLTIPLAMLADMVIHGRHYSAIYILGSTQVFVGFVIANLSGWFSKKLGL is encoded by the exons ATGGGGTGGAGATACAGGGCCGGTTTGCTTCTTATAGCTGCGGTGGTAATCATCTGGGTCACCTCTGCCGAAGTCACCCAG GATATTTTTACAGATTACAAACAGCCATTTGCAGTGACATATCTTGGAGCTTCTCTTATGGTAGTTTACCTCCCAATAGCATATCTCAAGGACTGGTTATGTAAATTACTTAGACAGCGCAATTCAAAAGGTGACAAACATGCAGAAAGCACGGGTGAAACTTCTGCTGGATCTAGTCCTTCCCTAAAATACATTGGCGTGCAGAATGTGTTCGAAGTTGAATCGGCTTTGGCCAGAAAAGATAGTGAAGCTGATCTCTCATCTAATGGAGAAACAAGTCCATTGGtatctaaaagaaaagatgatagGAAAAGGGGGTTAACAACAAGGGAGATTGCTATCTGCGGATGTTACATTGCCCCTATCTGGTTTGTAACAGAG TATTTATCAAATGCGGCCCTTGCAAGAACAAGTGTTGCTAGTACGACTGTACTATCGTCCACTTCAGGTCTTTTCACTCTGTTCATCGGCGTTCTTTTGGGCCAAGATTCTTTAAATG TCAAAGTTGTTGCAGTCTTCGTCAGCATGGCAGGTGTTGTCATGACAACTCTTGGGAAAACTTGGGCAGCTGATGACTCCAAATTTAACACTTCTTC AAATGGGAAGCGCTCTCTTGTTGGGGATCTCTTTGGCTTGCTTTCAGCTATGTCATATGGGCTATTCACAG TACTTCTCAAGAAGTTTGCTGGTGAAGAAGGGGAGGGAGCTGATGTGCAAAAGTTGTTTGGATACATTGGATTGTTTACCCTTGTAGCTCTATGGTGGCTAG TATGGCCATTGACAGCATTAGGGATAGAGCCTAAGTTCACAATTCCTCATTCTGTAAAAATGGATGAGGTTGTTCTTGCCAATGGCTTGGTTGGAAGTGTCCTTTCCGACTATTTCTG GGCATTATGTGTTGTATGGACAACACCATTAGTGGCTACACTAGGGATGTCTCTTACCATACCACTGGCAATGTTGGCTGACATGGTGATCCATGGTCGTCATTATTCCGCAATTTACATCCTCGGCTCAACTCAG GTATTTGTAGGATTTGTGATAGCGAATCTTTCAGGCTGGTTCTCAAAGAAATTGGGTTTGTAG